A section of the Flavobacteriales bacterium genome encodes:
- a CDS encoding DUF4294 domain-containing protein, producing the protein MPRPVTLALFLLMWLPKVAAQERSPYPFITLRVEDGDTVPTILLPEKRVEGFTSARARRQAARYDRLVRNVVKVWPYARVSAELLEQYGYEVAAITSDRQRDLYMKLAEAELRAEFEAEITDLTITQGGILIKLIDRETGSTGYDLVKQLRGGFQAFIWQGVAKLFGNDLKDDYDPLGEDAMIEQIVLRIQAGELAVAAREARTPKATARLEKRKARLFKRYGLTASDRVH; encoded by the coding sequence ATGCCCAGACCCGTCACGCTTGCCTTGTTCCTGTTGATGTGGCTGCCGAAGGTCGCCGCACAGGAGCGCTCGCCCTACCCGTTCATCACCCTGCGGGTGGAGGATGGTGATACCGTGCCCACGATCCTGCTCCCTGAGAAACGCGTCGAAGGCTTCACCAGCGCCCGGGCCCGGCGCCAGGCCGCGCGCTACGACCGGCTGGTGCGCAACGTGGTGAAGGTGTGGCCCTATGCCCGGGTCAGCGCGGAACTGTTGGAGCAGTATGGGTATGAAGTGGCCGCGATCACGAGCGACCGGCAGAGGGACCTGTACATGAAGCTTGCGGAGGCGGAGCTGCGTGCCGAGTTCGAGGCGGAGATCACCGACCTCACCATCACCCAGGGCGGCATCCTCATCAAGCTCATCGACCGGGAGACCGGAAGCACCGGCTACGATCTGGTGAAGCAGTTGCGCGGCGGCTTTCAGGCCTTCATCTGGCAGGGGGTGGCGAAGCTCTTCGGCAACGACCTGAAGGACGATTACGACCCGCTCGGCGAGGATGCGATGATCGAGCAGATCGTGCTGCGCATCCAGGCCGGCGAGCTGGCGGTGGCCGCGCGGGAGGCGCGCACCCCGAAAGCCACCGCGCGGCTCGAGAAACGAAAGGCCCGGCTGTTCAAGCGCTACGGCCTTACGGCCTCCGATCGGGTGCATTGA
- the accC gene encoding acetyl-CoA carboxylase biotin carboxylase subunit yields the protein MALSKDHAKPWNLGYVNKAPFSPCSPFCPFSPLSLSPHLHAVKAKKIQKLLVANRGEIALRVMRSAREMGISTVAVFSEADRHAPFVRFADEAVCIGPAPSKESYLVIDKLVQVCKDLKVDAVHPGYGFLSENGAFAQALEKAGVTFVGPTPHAMKVMGDKLAAKEAVKAFGVPLVPGTEGAVSGLEEAMKVAKTITFPILIKAAAGGGGKGMRVVNAEPELKESLERAISEAQNAFGDGSVFIEKYVAGPRHIEVQVMADTHGNVCYLFERECSVQRRHQKVVEEAPSAVLTPELRKRMGEAAVNVAKSVDYVGAGTVEFLLDEQRNFYFMEMNTRLQVEHPVTEMITGLDLVKLQIRVAEGEKLPFTQEDLAINGHAIEIRVYAEDPANNFLPDIGTLTTYRPPQGPGVRVDDGFEEGMTIPIHYDPMIAKLITHGATREEAIARMERAIDDYAIGGVETTLPFCRFTMGHEAFRSGSYDTHFVRDHFRPEVLDGTDPVEARAAASIAAMLLDGRSGAAVVAPAVADAVSLWKLRRR from the coding sequence ATGGCGCTTTCCAAAGACCACGCCAAGCCATGGAACCTTGGGTACGTCAACAAGGCACCATTCTCACCATGCTCACCGTTCTGCCCGTTCTCACCACTTTCTCTTTCTCCCCATCTTCACGCCGTGAAAGCGAAGAAGATCCAGAAGCTGCTCGTCGCCAACCGGGGAGAGATCGCGCTCCGTGTGATGCGCAGCGCCCGCGAGATGGGCATTTCCACCGTGGCCGTGTTCTCCGAGGCCGACCGCCATGCGCCCTTCGTGCGCTTCGCCGATGAGGCCGTGTGCATCGGTCCCGCGCCCAGCAAGGAGAGTTACCTGGTGATCGACAAGTTGGTGCAGGTCTGCAAGGACCTGAAGGTCGACGCGGTACACCCGGGCTACGGCTTCCTCAGCGAGAACGGGGCCTTCGCCCAGGCGCTTGAGAAGGCCGGCGTGACCTTCGTGGGCCCCACGCCCCACGCCATGAAGGTGATGGGTGACAAGCTCGCCGCCAAGGAGGCCGTGAAGGCCTTCGGCGTGCCGCTCGTACCCGGCACCGAGGGCGCCGTGAGCGGCTTGGAGGAGGCCATGAAGGTGGCGAAGACCATCACCTTCCCGATCCTGATCAAGGCGGCGGCGGGCGGCGGTGGCAAGGGCATGCGCGTGGTGAACGCCGAGCCCGAGCTGAAGGAGAGCCTGGAACGCGCCATCAGCGAGGCGCAGAACGCCTTCGGCGACGGCAGCGTGTTCATCGAGAAGTACGTGGCCGGCCCGCGCCACATCGAGGTGCAGGTGATGGCCGACACCCATGGCAACGTGTGCTACCTCTTCGAGCGCGAATGCAGCGTGCAGCGCCGCCACCAGAAGGTGGTGGAGGAGGCCCCCAGCGCGGTGCTCACCCCCGAGCTGCGCAAGCGCATGGGCGAGGCCGCGGTGAACGTGGCAAAGAGCGTGGACTACGTGGGCGCCGGCACGGTGGAGTTCCTGCTCGACGAGCAGCGCAACTTCTACTTCATGGAGATGAACACCCGCCTGCAGGTGGAGCACCCCGTCACCGAGATGATCACCGGCCTCGACCTGGTGAAGCTGCAGATCCGCGTGGCGGAAGGGGAGAAGCTGCCCTTCACGCAGGAGGACCTTGCCATCAACGGCCACGCCATCGAGATCCGCGTGTACGCCGAGGACCCGGCCAACAACTTCCTGCCGGACATCGGCACGCTCACCACCTACCGCCCCCCGCAGGGTCCCGGTGTGCGTGTGGACGACGGCTTCGAGGAGGGGATGACCATCCCCATCCATTACGACCCCATGATCGCCAAGCTGATCACTCACGGGGCCACGCGGGAGGAGGCCATCGCGCGGATGGAACGGGCCATCGACGACTACGCCATCGGAGGCGTGGAAACGACTCTGCCGTTCTGTCGGTTCACCATGGGGCATGAGGCGTTCCGCAGTGGGTCGTACGACACGCACTTCGTGCGCGATCACTTCCGTCCCGAGGTGCTGGACGGCACGGACCCGGTGGAGGCGCGCGCCGCTGCGTCCATCGCGGCCATGCTGCTGGACGGGCGCTCGGGGGCGGCCGTGGTGGCACCTGCCGTCGCGGATGCCGTGTCGCTGTGGAAACTTCGGAGGCGCTAA